In Pecten maximus chromosome 10, xPecMax1.1, whole genome shotgun sequence, one genomic interval encodes:
- the LOC117336618 gene encoding LOW QUALITY PROTEIN: uncharacterized protein LOC117336618 (The sequence of the model RefSeq protein was modified relative to this genomic sequence to represent the inferred CDS: deleted 1 base in 1 codon): MAIFMTGGGGGGVILPLCLKTEHYILAQEISASYIRFTGCGLAGRYRQDDELKTLVRRAAVLPLVPLDQVDDVWFSALDDNEDISGETTRLKDYVTEIWIEGQHIAFWNHYDNDGPRTTNHVEGWHSKVNKLCQHAHPNIFVAVQLLKKIQATNEAKIIQLSAGGKQRPKKRKYCHIDYRLSHLKDRYRNGQIDVLTYADAASHLQH, from the exons ATGGCAATCTTCATGacggggggtgggggtgggggtgtgaTTCTTCCATTGTGTTTGAAGACGGAACATTATATTCTTGCCCAGGAGATTTCAGCCAGCTATATTCGCTTCACGG GATGTGGGCTGGCTGGACGCTACAGACAGGATGATGAACTAAAAACTCTAGTTAGACGAGCAGCTGTGCTACCATTGGTGCCCCTTGATCAAGTGGATGATGTGTGGTTTTCTGCCCTTGACGACAACGAAGACATTAGCGGTGAAACTACCCGACTTAAGGACTATGTTACGGAAATTTGGATTGAGGGACAGCACATAGCTTTT TGGAACCACTACGACAATGATGGCCCACGAACAACAAATCATGTCGAGGGATGGCACAGCAAGGTCAACAAGCTCTGTCAGCATGCGCACCCAAACATCTTTGTTGCTGTTCAACTGCTGAAGAAGATTCAAGCTACCAATGAAGCCAAGATAATCCAGCTTTCGGCAGGAGGTAAACAAAGACCAAAGAAGAGGAAATACTGCCACATTGACTATCGGTTAAGTCATCTGAAGGACCGGTACAGAAATGGACAAATTGATGTGCTTACTTATGCTGATGCTGCATCTCATTTACAGCATTAA